AATAATAATAATAATAATAATAATAACATTAATTCCAGTAAACCGATAACACCGATAACACCGATATCTGATACTGAAACTGTAATGGAACTCTCCATCAAAGAAGTTCTGGATAATCCTTACGCATACAATAATGTTCAAATAACAGGTATTGTAAACCAGACAATCGACGTTCCCGGATACACGCTAATGGAAATCAGCGACGGTACAGGAAATATGTGGATCGCAGGTGCCTCGATTTCAATAAAAAATAGTTCTCAAATTACGGCTTCCGGTAATTTGGAAACAGAATTCTATAGTAAAACCCTGGACAAAACATTCGATGTTTTGATATTAGCTAGTTCGGTTTCAGGTGATACTGCAACCTCTATAACATCAAATCCACCTCATGGCGGTATTGAGCCTGCACCCATTGACGTTAATGTTACTGCCATCGAAGGCGGTACCAGAATTGAAGAAATATTAAATAATACTACTGATTTTGCTGATCAGGAAATAAAGTTGGCAGCAGTTGTGACAAAGAATGTTGTACTTATCGATTACACTATGATCACAATTGAAGATGGTACAGGCGAATTGAAGGCAAAATCACCAAATTCATTTGAATTTTCAGTCGGAGAGAAAATAATTGTCACAGGTACAGTATCTACCGACGTGGATCTTGGTTCTGGGTATTATTATGATGTTTTGATTGAGATAACAGAGAAAGAATAGATACTTTTTTATTTTCTAATATCAATATATTATAAGTGATCTTATGGGTAAATATCCGGTAGTCCTGACAATAGCAGGTTCTGATTCTGGTGGGGGTGCAGGGATTCAGACAGATCTTAAAACATTTGCAGCCCTTGGTGTCCATGGGACAAGTGCCCTGACCTCAGTAACGTCCCAAAATACTACTGGTGTAATAAATGCATTTGACCTACCCTTAGAGACTATTGAATCCCAGATCAGGGCAGTGGCCAATGATATGGATATTGCATATGCTAAGACTGGAATGCTCTCATCCTCAGAGATAATTACAAAAGTAGCAGAGTTGGTCAGGCAATATAAGTTCCCACTCGTAATAGACCCTGTTATGGCTGCCGAAGCTGGCGGCAGTCTGTTAAGAAGCGATGCAGTCAAGACGCTAAAAGAAGAATTGATTCCTTTGGCAAAAATAATAACACCCAATATCCATGAAGCTGAGGTTCTTTCTGGATTGCGGATACATGATCTGGAAGATGCAAAAGAATCTGCCCGGATTATAGTTGATTCCGGGGCCAATGCTGTAATAATTACAGGGGGACATCTGAATGGGACCGATCTGCTGTATGATAATTCTGATTTTACGTTAATAGAAGGAGAACTTGTGGAAGGAGGAACTCATGGTGCCGGATGTACCTATTCCGCGGCTCTGACAGTATTTCTTGCTCAGGGTGCAGAACTGAAGGATGCCGCTGCCGGTGCCAAGCTCTTTGTTACCAGGGCTATTATTGAGAGCCGACCAGTCGGAAAGGGTGTGGGACCTGTCAATCCGGTCTGGCATGTTTTGGA
This genomic window from Methanosarcinales archaeon contains:
- the thiD gene encoding bifunctional hydroxymethylpyrimidine kinase/phosphomethylpyrimidine kinase, encoding MGKYPVVLTIAGSDSGGGAGIQTDLKTFAALGVHGTSALTSVTSQNTTGVINAFDLPLETIESQIRAVANDMDIAYAKTGMLSSSEIITKVAELVRQYKFPLVIDPVMAAEAGGSLLRSDAVKTLKEELIPLAKIITPNIHEAEVLSGLRIHDLEDAKESARIIVDSGANAVIITGGHLNGTDLLYDNSDFTLIEGELVEGGTHGAGCTYSAALTVFLAQGAELKDAAAGAKLFVTRAIIESRPVGKGVGPVNPVWHVLETAQRYESILDVKKAVKILESSKDFVHLIPEVGCNIASAIPHASEIDQVCALDGRIIRSGSKVWAAGCPAFGASRHVAKIVLAAMHHDWDMRGAVNIRYSDDILKIINEMDLNVATFDRSHEPAGMSTMEWGTNTAIDRYKKIHHQIPDVIFDRGGVGKEPMIRIISHRAVDAAQRAVMVARGLV